A region of Ornithodoros turicata isolate Travis chromosome 5, ASM3712646v1, whole genome shotgun sequence DNA encodes the following proteins:
- the LOC135394573 gene encoding integrin-linked protein kinase-like — MEDIFHWCRDGNAFQVRVWLDDTEHDMNQGDDHGFSPLHWAAKEGRTNVVDMLIARGSRVNATNMGDDTALHLAAAHGHRDIVLMLLKCKCDINVINEHGNTPLHYACFWGYQAIAEDLINAGALVSIANKFNDTPLEKCKGQMGLRLRELAEQLGQDMRKISYKDQSWMGTKTRTRDATLSRHSGINMDELKFFSKIASTHSGETWKGSWQGNDIISKILKIGEVTPRISRDFKNEYPKLRIFSHPNVLPVIGCVNQPPYLVVVQQYLPHGSLFNILHGNTGLVVDSAQALKFAIDIARGMAFLHTLDPMVPNMHLSSKHIMVDEELTAYVNMADAKFTFQERGKLYNPAWFAPEALQKKQSDINWKAADMWSFAVLLWELATREVPFADLSAMEMGMKIALEELRVTIPPGISPHLSRLIRICMNEDPGKRPTFEMVLPILEKMKH, encoded by the exons ATGGAGGATATTTTCCATTGGTGTCGAGACGGGAACGCGTTCCAGGTGCGCGTTTGGCTTGACGATACAGAACATGACATGAATCAAGG AGACGATCATGGATTCAGCCCGCTACATTGGGCTGCAAAGGAGGGTCGCACAAACGTTGTGGACATGCTGATTGCTCGTGGATCACGCGTTAACGCTACCAACATGGGAGATGACACGGCCCTCCACTTGGCTGCAGCGCACGGCCACAGGGATATTGTCCTTATG CTCCTCAAGTGCAAGTGTGACATCAATGTCATCAACGAACATGGAAACACGCCTTTACATTATGCTTGCTTCTGGGGATACCAGGCAATTGCAGAG GATCTCATCAATGCTGGTGCCCTGGTATCAATAGCAAATAAATTTAACGACACTCCACTTGAAAAGTGCAAGGGACAGATGGGATTGCGACTGAGAG AACTGGCTGAGCAGCTGGGACAGGACATGAGGAAAATATCCTACAAGGATCAAAGTTGGATGGGTACAAAGACAAGAACAC GAGACGCCACATTGTCGCGCCATTCTGGCATTAACATGGATGAGCTCAAGTTTTTCTCCAAGATAGCTTCAACCCATTCTGGAGAA ACATGGAAGGGATCATGGCAGGGAAATGACATCATCTCGAAAATCCTTAAAATAGGGGAAGTGACACCACGAATCTCACGTGACTTCAAGAACGAGTACCCAAAACTTCGCATCTTCTCACACCCAAACGTGCTTCCTGTCATCGGATGCGTGAATCAGCCGCCGTACCTTGTTGTTGTGCAACAGTACTTGCCTCACGGATCTCTCTTCAACATTTTACACGGAAACACTG GGCTTGTTGTGGACTCCGCCCAGGCGTTGAAGTTTGCTATCGACATTGCCCGTGGGATGGCGTTTCTGCACACACTCGATCCCATGGTTCCCAACATGCATTTGAGCAGCAAACACATCATGGTGGATGAAGAGCTTACAGCATACGTGAACATGGCCGACGCCAAGTTTACTTTCCAGGAGAGGGGGAAATTGTACAATCCTGCCTGGTTTGCTCCTGAAG CTTTGCAGAAGAAGCAGTCTGACATCAACTGGAAAGCAGCAGACATGTGGAGCTTTGCCGTGCTGCTGTGGGAGCTGGCCACACGGGAAGTTCCTTTTGCAGACCTTTCAGCCATGGAGATGGGCATGAAG ATTGCCCTCGAAGAGCTGCGTGTGACGATTCCACCTGGAATTTCTCCACACTTGTCGCGGCTGATTCGCATCTGCATGAATGAGGATCCAGGAAAACGTCCTACATTTGAAATGGTACTCCCTATCCTCGAGAAAATGAAGCACTAA
- the LOC135394572 gene encoding MBT domain-containing protein 1-like isoform X4, whose amino-acid sequence MMMTSRNSVDDDDDDETTTSSDGTTSSSESDGEATPAHNGSALNSLAIRKDGMAVCERCGTVGVKHAFYSKTKRYCSLACSRGVLRLGAGKNPLPQAKVKHSNQSSKSKYDLTASFDWKPYLQRADFVAAPVSCFRHVAFADCWDNVTVGMKVEVENKDCETFKHVFTNFYWIATVIKIAGYSAKLRYEGFGMDDSHDFWVNLCVDAVYPVGWCASQGKPLIPPKTIEHKHGDWKQFLVKRLTGARTLPANFHSKVQESIRGKFPVGLKLEVVDKRRISSVRVARVTESIGGRIHIVYEGIEDDGFWCHERSPLIHPIGWAQVIGHDLRATTEYAKASLEKALLRKCSGDEASWDMFPAVQTPPCELKFREGMKLEAIDPLNLSTICVATVTRVLRNNYLMIGIDGMMAANGSDWFCYHASSPCIFPVGFCELNHIDLTPPRGHKGEFRWYEYLRQTKSLAAPVSLFKKDIPNHGFQEGMHAEAVDLMEPRLICVGKVTKVVGRLLRVHFDGWDESYDQWCDCESPDLFPVGWCQMVRYPLEPPRQPDTGYLKKKKKYQAYKGPRRMIHAVPQKEQLKFSAHLGSCMLGFPE is encoded by the exons ATG ATGATGACTAGTAGAAACTCCgtcgatgatgacgacgacgacgaaacaACGACGTCTAGTGATGGCACGACGTCGTCGTCAGAAAGCGACGGCGAAGCGACCCCGGCACACAACGGTAGCGCCCTGAATTCGCTAGCAATACGCAAAGATGGAATGG CTGTGTGTGAACGCTGCGGTACCGTGGGGGTGAAACATGCTTTTTACTCAAAAACGAAGAGGTACTGCAGCCTCGCATGTTCCAGAGGAGTTTTGCGTCTCGGAGCTGGAAAG AATCCGCTCCCTCAGGCAAAAGTGAAGCATTCAAACCAATCCTCAAAGTCCAAATATG ATCTCACCGCTTCTTTTGACTGGAAGCCATATCTTCAACGAGCGGATTTTGTTGCAGCACCAGTTTCTTGTTTCAGACAT GTGGCGTTTGCGGACTGCTGGGACAATGTCACCGTGGGTATGAAAGTGGAGGTGGAGAATAAAGACTGTGAGACCTTCAAGCATGTCTTCACAAACTTCTACTGGATAGCAACTGTCATTAAGATAGCAG GCTATTCTGCTAAGCTGCGCTACGAGGGCTTTGGGATGGACGACAGTCACGATTTCTGGGTCAACCTTTGCGTCGACGCCGTCTACCCCGTTGGTTGGTGCGCATCTCAGGGAAAGCCCCTTATACCTCCCAAAA CAATTGAGCACAAGCATGGCGATTGGAAGCAGTTCCTTGTGAAGCGCCTCACTGGAGCTCGTACGTTACCTGCAAACTTCCACTCTAAG GTGCAAGAGAGCATACGTGGCAAGTTCCCCGTAGGATTAAAGCTTGAAGTGGTGGATAAACGACGCATCTCTTCAGTTCGTGTTGCAAGAGTCACGGAGAGCATCGGAGGGCGCATTCACATTGTTTACGAAGGCATCGAAGACGACGGATTCTGGTGTCATGAACGATCTCCTCTTATTCATCCGATAGGCTGGGCGCAAGTGATCGGACACGATCTTCGGGCGACTACAG AGTATGCAAAGGCATCGCTCGAAAAAGCGTTGCTCAGGAAGTGCAGTGGAGACGAAGCTTCGTGGGATATGTTCCCTGCA GTTCAGACTCCACCATGCGAGCTGAAATTCCGCGAGGGAATGAAGCTAGAGGCCATCGACCCCCTCAACCTGTCCACCATCTGCGTAGCTACCGTTACCAGAGTCCTCCGCAATAACTATCTCATGATCGGCATCGACGGAATGATGGCTGCCAACGGCTCAGATTGGTTCTGCTACCATGCCTCGTCCCCGTGTATCTTTCCAGTTGGATTCTGCGAACTCAACCATATTGATCTCACTCCTCCGCGAG GCCACAAAGGAGAATTCCGCTGGTATGAGTACCTTCGCCAGACAAAGTCTTTAGCAGCTCCAGTGTCCCTGTTCAAGAAG GACATTCCAAATCACGGTTTCCAAGAAGGAATGCATGCAGAAGCCGTGGACCTGATGGAGCCCCGTCTAATCTGTGTGGGGAAGGTTACTAAAGTTGTAGGACGGCTGCTGCGAGTACATTTTGACGGCTGGGACGAGTCCTACGACCAGTGGTGTGATTGTGAGAGCCCCGACCTATTTCCTGTAGGGTGGTGTCAGATGGTGCGTTACCCCCTTGAACCTCCCAGGCAACCAG ACACAGGGTAcctcaagaagaaaaaaaagtatcagGCATACAAAGGCCCTCGAAGAA TGATCCACGCAGTTCCCCAAAAAGAACAGCTCAAGTTTTCTGCACACCTCGGCTCGTGCATGCTTGGATTTCCTGAATAA
- the LOC135394572 gene encoding polycomb protein Sfmbt-like isoform X3, whose product MMMTSRNSVDDDDDDETTTSSDGTTSSSESDGEATPAHNGSALNSLAIRKDGMAVCERCGTVGVKHAFYSKTKRYCSLACSRGVLRLGAGKNPLPQAKVKHSNQSSKSKYDLTASFDWKPYLQRADFVAAPVSCFRHVAFADCWDNVTVGMKVEVENKDCETFKHVFTNFYWIATVIKIAGYSAKLRYEGFGMDDSHDFWVNLCVDAVYPVGWCASQGKPLIPPKTIEHKHGDWKQFLVKRLTGARTLPANFHSKVQESIRGKFPVGLKLEVVDKRRISSVRVARVTESIGGRIHIVYEGIEDDGFWCHERSPLIHPIGWAQVIGHDLRATTEYAKASLEKALLRKCSGDEASWDMFPAVQTPPCELKFREGMKLEAIDPLNLSTICVATVTRVLRNNYLMIGIDGMMAANGSDWFCYHASSPCIFPVGFCELNHIDLTPPRGHKGEFRWYEYLRQTKSLAAPVSLFKKDIPNHGFQEGMHAEAVDLMEPRLICVGKVTKVVGRLLRVHFDGWDESYDQWCDCESPDLFPVGWCQMVRYPLEPPRQPDTGYLKKKKKYQAYKGPRRMSSSSDVSAMVTNQTEMKLNDIIDQKPMLVTNEVEMRTPSGLALSAAHVALHPQHWSTLDVVQFLRINDCGTYCQAFGEQNLDGAQFLAQTKESIMAMTGMKVGPSLKIYDMIQQLRKEFRGKSVLK is encoded by the exons ATG ATGATGACTAGTAGAAACTCCgtcgatgatgacgacgacgacgaaacaACGACGTCTAGTGATGGCACGACGTCGTCGTCAGAAAGCGACGGCGAAGCGACCCCGGCACACAACGGTAGCGCCCTGAATTCGCTAGCAATACGCAAAGATGGAATGG CTGTGTGTGAACGCTGCGGTACCGTGGGGGTGAAACATGCTTTTTACTCAAAAACGAAGAGGTACTGCAGCCTCGCATGTTCCAGAGGAGTTTTGCGTCTCGGAGCTGGAAAG AATCCGCTCCCTCAGGCAAAAGTGAAGCATTCAAACCAATCCTCAAAGTCCAAATATG ATCTCACCGCTTCTTTTGACTGGAAGCCATATCTTCAACGAGCGGATTTTGTTGCAGCACCAGTTTCTTGTTTCAGACAT GTGGCGTTTGCGGACTGCTGGGACAATGTCACCGTGGGTATGAAAGTGGAGGTGGAGAATAAAGACTGTGAGACCTTCAAGCATGTCTTCACAAACTTCTACTGGATAGCAACTGTCATTAAGATAGCAG GCTATTCTGCTAAGCTGCGCTACGAGGGCTTTGGGATGGACGACAGTCACGATTTCTGGGTCAACCTTTGCGTCGACGCCGTCTACCCCGTTGGTTGGTGCGCATCTCAGGGAAAGCCCCTTATACCTCCCAAAA CAATTGAGCACAAGCATGGCGATTGGAAGCAGTTCCTTGTGAAGCGCCTCACTGGAGCTCGTACGTTACCTGCAAACTTCCACTCTAAG GTGCAAGAGAGCATACGTGGCAAGTTCCCCGTAGGATTAAAGCTTGAAGTGGTGGATAAACGACGCATCTCTTCAGTTCGTGTTGCAAGAGTCACGGAGAGCATCGGAGGGCGCATTCACATTGTTTACGAAGGCATCGAAGACGACGGATTCTGGTGTCATGAACGATCTCCTCTTATTCATCCGATAGGCTGGGCGCAAGTGATCGGACACGATCTTCGGGCGACTACAG AGTATGCAAAGGCATCGCTCGAAAAAGCGTTGCTCAGGAAGTGCAGTGGAGACGAAGCTTCGTGGGATATGTTCCCTGCA GTTCAGACTCCACCATGCGAGCTGAAATTCCGCGAGGGAATGAAGCTAGAGGCCATCGACCCCCTCAACCTGTCCACCATCTGCGTAGCTACCGTTACCAGAGTCCTCCGCAATAACTATCTCATGATCGGCATCGACGGAATGATGGCTGCCAACGGCTCAGATTGGTTCTGCTACCATGCCTCGTCCCCGTGTATCTTTCCAGTTGGATTCTGCGAACTCAACCATATTGATCTCACTCCTCCGCGAG GCCACAAAGGAGAATTCCGCTGGTATGAGTACCTTCGCCAGACAAAGTCTTTAGCAGCTCCAGTGTCCCTGTTCAAGAAG GACATTCCAAATCACGGTTTCCAAGAAGGAATGCATGCAGAAGCCGTGGACCTGATGGAGCCCCGTCTAATCTGTGTGGGGAAGGTTACTAAAGTTGTAGGACGGCTGCTGCGAGTACATTTTGACGGCTGGGACGAGTCCTACGACCAGTGGTGTGATTGTGAGAGCCCCGACCTATTTCCTGTAGGGTGGTGTCAGATGGTGCGTTACCCCCTTGAACCTCCCAGGCAACCAG ACACAGGGTAcctcaagaagaaaaaaaagtatcagGCATACAAAGGCCCTCGAAGAA TGTCCTCTTCTTCCGACGTCAGCGCCATGGTAACTAATCAGACGGAAATGAAGCTAAATGACATCATAGACCAGAAGCCCAT GTTAGTCACAAACGAGGTTGAGATGCGGACTCCAAGTGGTCTCGCGCTGAGTGCAGCGCACGTTGCCCTGCACCCACAGCACTGGTCTACGCTGGACGTGGTACAGTTTCTGCGCATAAACGACTGCGGGACCTATTGTCAAGCATTTGGCGAGCAG
- the LOC135394572 gene encoding polycomb protein Sfmbt-like isoform X1, which yields MMMTSRNSVDDDDDDETTTSSDGTTSSSESDGEATPAHNGSALNSLAIRKDGMAVCERCGTVGVKHAFYSKTKRYCSLACSRGVLRLGAGKNPLPQAKVKHSNQSSKSKYDLTASFDWKPYLQRADFVAAPVSCFRHVAFADCWDNVTVGMKVEVENKDCETFKHVFTNFYWIATVIKIAGYSAKLRYEGFGMDDSHDFWVNLCVDAVYPVGWCASQGKPLIPPKTIEHKHGDWKQFLVKRLTGARTLPANFHSKVQESIRGKFPVGLKLEVVDKRRISSVRVARVTESIGGRIHIVYEGIEDDGFWCHERSPLIHPIGWAQVIGHDLRATTEYAKASLEKALLRKCSGDEASWDMFPAVQTPPCELKFREGMKLEAIDPLNLSTICVATVTRVLRNNYLMIGIDGMMAANGSDWFCYHASSPCIFPVGFCELNHIDLTPPRGHKGEFRWYEYLRQTKSLAAPVSLFKKDIPNHGFQEGMHAEAVDLMEPRLICVGKVTKVVGRLLRVHFDGWDESYDQWCDCESPDLFPVGWCQMVRYPLEPPRQPDTGYLKKKKKYQAYKGPRRKKKMKYVTAGGQRKGFRNKLSSSPIDDTFMDDVEVRNEDDDDLVSSSSDVSAMVTNQTEMKLNDIIDQKPMLVTNEVEMRTPSGLALSAAHVALHPQHWSTLDVVQFLRINDCGTYCQAFGEQNLDGAQFLAQTKESIMAMTGMKVGPSLKIYDMIQQLRKEFRGKSVLK from the exons ATG ATGATGACTAGTAGAAACTCCgtcgatgatgacgacgacgacgaaacaACGACGTCTAGTGATGGCACGACGTCGTCGTCAGAAAGCGACGGCGAAGCGACCCCGGCACACAACGGTAGCGCCCTGAATTCGCTAGCAATACGCAAAGATGGAATGG CTGTGTGTGAACGCTGCGGTACCGTGGGGGTGAAACATGCTTTTTACTCAAAAACGAAGAGGTACTGCAGCCTCGCATGTTCCAGAGGAGTTTTGCGTCTCGGAGCTGGAAAG AATCCGCTCCCTCAGGCAAAAGTGAAGCATTCAAACCAATCCTCAAAGTCCAAATATG ATCTCACCGCTTCTTTTGACTGGAAGCCATATCTTCAACGAGCGGATTTTGTTGCAGCACCAGTTTCTTGTTTCAGACAT GTGGCGTTTGCGGACTGCTGGGACAATGTCACCGTGGGTATGAAAGTGGAGGTGGAGAATAAAGACTGTGAGACCTTCAAGCATGTCTTCACAAACTTCTACTGGATAGCAACTGTCATTAAGATAGCAG GCTATTCTGCTAAGCTGCGCTACGAGGGCTTTGGGATGGACGACAGTCACGATTTCTGGGTCAACCTTTGCGTCGACGCCGTCTACCCCGTTGGTTGGTGCGCATCTCAGGGAAAGCCCCTTATACCTCCCAAAA CAATTGAGCACAAGCATGGCGATTGGAAGCAGTTCCTTGTGAAGCGCCTCACTGGAGCTCGTACGTTACCTGCAAACTTCCACTCTAAG GTGCAAGAGAGCATACGTGGCAAGTTCCCCGTAGGATTAAAGCTTGAAGTGGTGGATAAACGACGCATCTCTTCAGTTCGTGTTGCAAGAGTCACGGAGAGCATCGGAGGGCGCATTCACATTGTTTACGAAGGCATCGAAGACGACGGATTCTGGTGTCATGAACGATCTCCTCTTATTCATCCGATAGGCTGGGCGCAAGTGATCGGACACGATCTTCGGGCGACTACAG AGTATGCAAAGGCATCGCTCGAAAAAGCGTTGCTCAGGAAGTGCAGTGGAGACGAAGCTTCGTGGGATATGTTCCCTGCA GTTCAGACTCCACCATGCGAGCTGAAATTCCGCGAGGGAATGAAGCTAGAGGCCATCGACCCCCTCAACCTGTCCACCATCTGCGTAGCTACCGTTACCAGAGTCCTCCGCAATAACTATCTCATGATCGGCATCGACGGAATGATGGCTGCCAACGGCTCAGATTGGTTCTGCTACCATGCCTCGTCCCCGTGTATCTTTCCAGTTGGATTCTGCGAACTCAACCATATTGATCTCACTCCTCCGCGAG GCCACAAAGGAGAATTCCGCTGGTATGAGTACCTTCGCCAGACAAAGTCTTTAGCAGCTCCAGTGTCCCTGTTCAAGAAG GACATTCCAAATCACGGTTTCCAAGAAGGAATGCATGCAGAAGCCGTGGACCTGATGGAGCCCCGTCTAATCTGTGTGGGGAAGGTTACTAAAGTTGTAGGACGGCTGCTGCGAGTACATTTTGACGGCTGGGACGAGTCCTACGACCAGTGGTGTGATTGTGAGAGCCCCGACCTATTTCCTGTAGGGTGGTGTCAGATGGTGCGTTACCCCCTTGAACCTCCCAGGCAACCAG ACACAGGGTAcctcaagaagaaaaaaaagtatcagGCATACAAAGGCCCTCGAAGAA AGAAAAAGATGAAGTATGTCACTGCTGGGGGTCAGCGTAAGGGATTCAGAAATAAGCTATCATCATCTCCCATCGACGATACTTTCATGGACGATGTAGAAGTCAGAAACGAAGATGACGATGATCTGG TGTCCTCTTCTTCCGACGTCAGCGCCATGGTAACTAATCAGACGGAAATGAAGCTAAATGACATCATAGACCAGAAGCCCAT GTTAGTCACAAACGAGGTTGAGATGCGGACTCCAAGTGGTCTCGCGCTGAGTGCAGCGCACGTTGCCCTGCACCCACAGCACTGGTCTACGCTGGACGTGGTACAGTTTCTGCGCATAAACGACTGCGGGACCTATTGTCAAGCATTTGGCGAGCAG
- the LOC135394572 gene encoding polycomb protein Sfmbt-like isoform X2, translating into MMTSRNSVDDDDDDETTTSSDGTTSSSESDGEATPAHNGSALNSLAIRKDGMAVCERCGTVGVKHAFYSKTKRYCSLACSRGVLRLGAGKNPLPQAKVKHSNQSSKSKYDLTASFDWKPYLQRADFVAAPVSCFRHVAFADCWDNVTVGMKVEVENKDCETFKHVFTNFYWIATVIKIAGYSAKLRYEGFGMDDSHDFWVNLCVDAVYPVGWCASQGKPLIPPKTIEHKHGDWKQFLVKRLTGARTLPANFHSKVQESIRGKFPVGLKLEVVDKRRISSVRVARVTESIGGRIHIVYEGIEDDGFWCHERSPLIHPIGWAQVIGHDLRATTEYAKASLEKALLRKCSGDEASWDMFPAVQTPPCELKFREGMKLEAIDPLNLSTICVATVTRVLRNNYLMIGIDGMMAANGSDWFCYHASSPCIFPVGFCELNHIDLTPPRGHKGEFRWYEYLRQTKSLAAPVSLFKKDIPNHGFQEGMHAEAVDLMEPRLICVGKVTKVVGRLLRVHFDGWDESYDQWCDCESPDLFPVGWCQMVRYPLEPPRQPDTGYLKKKKKYQAYKGPRRKKKMKYVTAGGQRKGFRNKLSSSPIDDTFMDDVEVRNEDDDDLVSSSSDVSAMVTNQTEMKLNDIIDQKPMLVTNEVEMRTPSGLALSAAHVALHPQHWSTLDVVQFLRINDCGTYCQAFGEQNLDGAQFLAQTKESIMAMTGMKVGPSLKIYDMIQQLRKEFRGKSVLK; encoded by the exons ATGATGACTAGTAGAAACTCCgtcgatgatgacgacgacgacgaaacaACGACGTCTAGTGATGGCACGACGTCGTCGTCAGAAAGCGACGGCGAAGCGACCCCGGCACACAACGGTAGCGCCCTGAATTCGCTAGCAATACGCAAAGATGGAATGG CTGTGTGTGAACGCTGCGGTACCGTGGGGGTGAAACATGCTTTTTACTCAAAAACGAAGAGGTACTGCAGCCTCGCATGTTCCAGAGGAGTTTTGCGTCTCGGAGCTGGAAAG AATCCGCTCCCTCAGGCAAAAGTGAAGCATTCAAACCAATCCTCAAAGTCCAAATATG ATCTCACCGCTTCTTTTGACTGGAAGCCATATCTTCAACGAGCGGATTTTGTTGCAGCACCAGTTTCTTGTTTCAGACAT GTGGCGTTTGCGGACTGCTGGGACAATGTCACCGTGGGTATGAAAGTGGAGGTGGAGAATAAAGACTGTGAGACCTTCAAGCATGTCTTCACAAACTTCTACTGGATAGCAACTGTCATTAAGATAGCAG GCTATTCTGCTAAGCTGCGCTACGAGGGCTTTGGGATGGACGACAGTCACGATTTCTGGGTCAACCTTTGCGTCGACGCCGTCTACCCCGTTGGTTGGTGCGCATCTCAGGGAAAGCCCCTTATACCTCCCAAAA CAATTGAGCACAAGCATGGCGATTGGAAGCAGTTCCTTGTGAAGCGCCTCACTGGAGCTCGTACGTTACCTGCAAACTTCCACTCTAAG GTGCAAGAGAGCATACGTGGCAAGTTCCCCGTAGGATTAAAGCTTGAAGTGGTGGATAAACGACGCATCTCTTCAGTTCGTGTTGCAAGAGTCACGGAGAGCATCGGAGGGCGCATTCACATTGTTTACGAAGGCATCGAAGACGACGGATTCTGGTGTCATGAACGATCTCCTCTTATTCATCCGATAGGCTGGGCGCAAGTGATCGGACACGATCTTCGGGCGACTACAG AGTATGCAAAGGCATCGCTCGAAAAAGCGTTGCTCAGGAAGTGCAGTGGAGACGAAGCTTCGTGGGATATGTTCCCTGCA GTTCAGACTCCACCATGCGAGCTGAAATTCCGCGAGGGAATGAAGCTAGAGGCCATCGACCCCCTCAACCTGTCCACCATCTGCGTAGCTACCGTTACCAGAGTCCTCCGCAATAACTATCTCATGATCGGCATCGACGGAATGATGGCTGCCAACGGCTCAGATTGGTTCTGCTACCATGCCTCGTCCCCGTGTATCTTTCCAGTTGGATTCTGCGAACTCAACCATATTGATCTCACTCCTCCGCGAG GCCACAAAGGAGAATTCCGCTGGTATGAGTACCTTCGCCAGACAAAGTCTTTAGCAGCTCCAGTGTCCCTGTTCAAGAAG GACATTCCAAATCACGGTTTCCAAGAAGGAATGCATGCAGAAGCCGTGGACCTGATGGAGCCCCGTCTAATCTGTGTGGGGAAGGTTACTAAAGTTGTAGGACGGCTGCTGCGAGTACATTTTGACGGCTGGGACGAGTCCTACGACCAGTGGTGTGATTGTGAGAGCCCCGACCTATTTCCTGTAGGGTGGTGTCAGATGGTGCGTTACCCCCTTGAACCTCCCAGGCAACCAG ACACAGGGTAcctcaagaagaaaaaaaagtatcagGCATACAAAGGCCCTCGAAGAA AGAAAAAGATGAAGTATGTCACTGCTGGGGGTCAGCGTAAGGGATTCAGAAATAAGCTATCATCATCTCCCATCGACGATACTTTCATGGACGATGTAGAAGTCAGAAACGAAGATGACGATGATCTGG TGTCCTCTTCTTCCGACGTCAGCGCCATGGTAACTAATCAGACGGAAATGAAGCTAAATGACATCATAGACCAGAAGCCCAT GTTAGTCACAAACGAGGTTGAGATGCGGACTCCAAGTGGTCTCGCGCTGAGTGCAGCGCACGTTGCCCTGCACCCACAGCACTGGTCTACGCTGGACGTGGTACAGTTTCTGCGCATAAACGACTGCGGGACCTATTGTCAAGCATTTGGCGAGCAG